The genomic interval GGCGAGGAGGCCGCGGTGGTCGCGGGGGCCGGCGAGGTCGGGCGCGTCACGCTGGCGACCAACATGGCCGGCCGCGGCACCGACATCGCCCTCGGCGAGGGCGTCGCGGAGCTCGGCGGCCTGCACGTGATCGTCTGCGGGATGAATGACGCCCGCCGCGTCGACCGCCAGCTCTTCGGGCGGGCGGCCCGCCAGGGCGAGCCGGGCTCGGCCGTGATGGTCTGCTCGCTGCAGGACGGTCTGCCGGTGCAGCACGCCCCGCGCGTGGTGCGGGCCACGCTGGGGCGGCTCTTCCCCCGGGGGGTCTTGCGGCTGGCGCAGCGGCGGGCGCAGAACCGGGCCCGTTCGCAGCGTGCCGGCGTGCTGAAGCGCGACCGCTGGCTCGCGGAGAGCCTCGGCTTCGCCGGCATCGAGTGAAGCGGGAGGTGCTGAGGTCGCCGGGTCGCGTTATCGGCCCGCCGCCGCCGTCTGGCCCGGCGGAGGCACCCGCTGGCCGATAGATCCCGGCATGACGCCCGCACGACCCGCCCAGGCTCCGAACCCTTACCTCCGCACGAAGGTGATGACCGCGAGCCCCGAGGAGCTGCGTCTCATGCTGCTCCAGGGCGCCGAACGCTTCGCCAAGGCGGGGCGGAAGGAGCTCGCCGCCGAGACGCCGGACCTCGAGAAGAGCCACGAGTCCCTGATGAAGGCTCAGCGGATCGTCGTCGAGCTCTCCACGAGCATGAATCCGCGCCTCGCGCCGGAGGTGGTGGAGCGGCTGACCGCGCTGTACACCTACATCTACAAGCTGCTCGTCGACGCCAACCTCACCCGCGAGCTCGGCCCGCTGGACGAGGCGATCCACCGCATCGCCTACGAGCGGGAGACCTGGGTGCTGCTGATGGAGCAGAACCGAGCGGAGGCCGGCGGCGACGCAAGCGGCGGCGCGGCGACCACCCGGCAGGCCGCGCTGACGGCGTATCCGCCGGCCGCGTGAGCGAGCCCTCGCGGGGGTTGCGGGGGCGTCGCCGTGCACCGGTCGAGGTTCGGGTGTGCGGCGCCCGGGTGCCACGCCGCTTGCGGGGCGGGGTGCCCGCAGGACACGCGGCAGACCCGTGCCTCCGCCGGCGTCGCCTCCGGCGACCGCCACCCCGGCAGCGGCGTGCCGCCGACGGTGCCGAGCGTCCGGGTTCTCGCAAGAGAGGGGCGAGGAGAGGGGCAGGGCCCCCACTTGCTTGCAGCGGGCTCGCTTCGCCGATGCCCAAGCCGCACGCGGATCCGTCAAGCCGCGGCCGATCGCCGGGTGAGCGCCTCCGGGCCGCTGCAGAGCTCTTCGAGGGTCACCGGCGGGCCGGTCAGGTTGCCCTGGACGTGGTCGAGGCCGATGCCCTGCACGCCGGCGAGCTGCTCAGGCGTCTCCACCCCGCAGGCCAGGGTCGCGAGGCCCATGGCCCGGGCGAAGCCGATGATCGCCTGCAGCACCTGGAAGCGCGCCGTGTCCCCGCCGAGGCCGCTGATGAAGAAGCGGTCGATCTTTACCGCCCGCAGCGGGAGGCCCGCCAGGAAGGCGAGGGGCGACCGCTCGCGGCCGAAGTCGTCGAGCACCACCGCCAAGCCGGCGGCGTGGAGCTCGCGGATCGCGACGCTCACCGGCTCGCTCTGCCGATCGATCCCGACCTCCGACACCTCCAGCACCAGCCGGTGGAGCGGCAGCCCGGCCTCCTGTGCCTCGATCTGCACCCCCGCCGCGAAGCCGGGCGACAGCAGCTCGCGACGCGAGACGTTGACGTGGACCGGCGGTGCGCCCGCGATGCCGGGGGCCCGGGCGATCGCCCCCGCCGCCTCCAGGGCGGAGCGGCGGACCCAGCGGCCCAGGTCGTTGATCAGCCCCGCTTCTTCGGCAACGCCGAGGATCTCCGCGTTGCCGATGCGGCCCAGCCGGGGGTGGGTCCACGCCAGCAGCGCCTCGACGCCCACGGTGCGCCCGTCGCCGGAATCGAGGATCGGCTGGTAGCGCAAGTCCAGAGCGCTGCCGTCC from Phycisphaera mikurensis NBRC 102666 carries:
- the fliS gene encoding flagellar export chaperone FliS produces the protein MTPARPAQAPNPYLRTKVMTASPEELRLMLLQGAERFAKAGRKELAAETPDLEKSHESLMKAQRIVVELSTSMNPRLAPEVVERLTALYTYIYKLLVDANLTRELGPLDEAIHRIAYERETWVLLMEQNRAEAGGDASGGAATTRQAALTAYPPAA